GCTACGCCGAGGATGCCTGTTATTGCGCTGTGGTACGTACGGCTATGAATAACGGAATTGTGGAGCAGATGGGTTTTACCAAGTTTATGCTCGATGGACCGAGAGGCTCGGTAGCTGCGGTTATTCGCGGACGGCTGGAGCAGGCGCTCAATGAATATGTGAACGGGCCGGAAGGCCGCGTGGAAATTATAGATTGCTACATGCCGTGGAACCGCACCTTTGAAGTCGCATTAACCGTACGGCATCATGCTGAGAAGAGAGGGTGATTCCTATGGGAATGGAAGGTGTATTATCCAAAGTTCAGCACGGACTGATCGTGTCCTGTCAGGCGCTACCAGGCGAACCGTTACATGGAGCAGATTCTATGGTCAAAATGGCGCTTGCCGCACAGCAGGGTGGAGCTGTGGCGATACGCGCCAATGGCGCATCGGATGTACGTGCGATTAAACAGGCAATTTCTCTACCAGTGATTGGCTTGGTTAAGCGGGATTATGATGATTCTGATATTTACATTACGCCTACCCTTCGTGAAATGGAGGAACTGGTGGAGGCAGGCGCGGATATCATTGCGCTGGATGCCACATTACGACCGCGCCCAGCGGGATGCAAGCTGAAGAGGCTCATAGATTATGCCCATGAGCAGGGAGTCACTTCCATGGCAGATATATCGACACTGGAGGAGGCACTTCATGCGGCCTCCCTTGGCGCAGACTGCGTATCCACCACGTTATCCGGGTATACGCCGTACTCTGCTCAGATTGAGGGTCCTGATCTGGAGCTGGTTCGGAGAGCGTCGGAACTGGTTCCCGTTCCTTTAATTGCAGAGGGCAAAATCTATGATCCTGCGCAGGTTGAGGAAGCATTCCGAATGGGAGCACATGCAGTGGTTGTAGGCTCGGCGATTACCAGACCCCAATTGATTACGCAGCGGTTTGCCGATGCCGCAAGGAAGGCAGTGAAATGCATCTATGGAGATGAACGACCGAATTAAAACGTATTATCCTTCATTAACGAAATCGGAGCAGAAAGTTGCCTTGTGCGTACTGGAGCATCCCGCAGACATCATATATTTCTCTGTGACGGAGCTGGCGGATTTTGCAGGTACAGGCGAAACGACCGTCATGCGCTTTTGTCGGAAGATTGGTTTCAGAGGTTATCAGGATTTCCGACTGTCCCTAGCGCAAAACCAGACTTATCGTAAAACTGATATGGGCGAGGAGAACATCGACCCAGATGACGAACAAGATATTACGCGTACGGTGTATCACAACATGCTCGATATTTTGCACTCCAGTATGGGGCTGCTGGACCATTCAGAGCTTGGTCGTGCGATTGCGTGTCTCGATCAAGCGGGCTATGTTCAATTTTTCGGCGTAGGTGCTTCGGGGATTTCCGCGCAGGATGCTAAAAACCGTTTCTTACGCATCGGGCGTCGCGCCGAGGCTGTGGCAGACGGACATATTCAGTCGATGATGGCGGTGTCCATGAACCCGGGTGATGTGGCTATCGGCATTAGTGTATCAGGAAGTACGCTGGATACGAACGATATGCTGTATAAAGCCAAGCAAAACGGTGCAACTGTTATCGCAATTACAAATTATGCGAAATCACCCATTACCTCCATTGCAGATATCGTGTTGCTAACAGCGGGCAAAGAAGCGCCGATAGAAGGTGGTTCAATCGGTGCTAAAATCTCACAACTATTCGTGATTGACCTCATCTGCGAAGGGCTTGCTCGCAAGCACACGAGTCACACCAAACAGATGAAGGAAAAAACAGCGAGGGCCGTTATTGAACGAAGCTATTGAGATTTTTCAGTTGTGAATTGAAAACTGTGCGTTTCGACAGGTTCAATGACTTGTGTTTGTGGTGCTTATGAATGGCTATTTCATGTATTGCTATTAATAGAGGGTTTGTACAAAGAGCTAGTAAGCTTTTATGTAGGTAACAAGGAGGTTGGTGTGGTGGCAGCTGCTGTGAACAGAGTCATTGGAATCGACATTGGGGGCACATCGGTGAAGGCCGCCATAGTGGCACGGGACGGATCGGTGCTTGATGAAATCCGGCTGGATACGGACGCTTCCCGGGGACGTGAATGGGTATTGTCGCAGGTGTCAGAATCTGTGCTCGGACTGTTGCGTTCTTTTGGAGATACCAGCCTCGGTGCCCATATAGATGTAGGCGCTCTTGGCATTGCTACTGCTGGCAGAGTAAATGTGGAGAGCGGCGAAGTTGTGTATGCCACAGATAACCTACCTGGCTGGCAAGGTACATCCTTAGTAACATGGGCTAGGGAAAAACTGGCTTTACGAGCGGTTGCTGATAATGATGCGAACGCCGCTTTACTTGGAGAAGCGTGGCAGGGAGCGGGGAAGGGCAAGCGACGCTTGGTGATGCTCACGTTGGGAACAGGTGTCGGAGGTGCATATATGGAAAATGGCCTCTTGTGCAGAGGGGCTCATTGGAGCGGCGGTGATTGGGGGCACAGTATTCTATTCCCCGGAGGACACCCCTGTAATTGCGGAAGAAAAGGGTGCGCCGAGCAATATGTATCGGGGAGCGCCCTCTTACGTCGAGGTAGGGAACACGTCGGTAAATTGTACCGCTCGGGAAACGAGATTGTGAAAGAGGCCGTTCACGGTAACCAGGAGGCAATTCAGGTGCTGGATGATTACACCGCAGATTTAGCTGTACTTCTAGCTAACATCTCAGTGACTCTTGATCCTGAGAGGATCATTGTAGGCGGAGGAGTATCGGACACGGGAGAGGTCTGGTGGCCCATGCTGGAAAAGCATCTGCACCAATTTGGAGTTCAAACGGAAGTAAGTCGGGCATTGTTGGGCAATCGCGCTGGAATTATCGGTGCTGCACGGCTTGCCTTCGAAATGACCGAGTCCTAGTACAAGAATGAAAGGGGAACGAACCATGACGCAAAAACGGCTTGATACCGACATTGTTGTGATTGGCGGAGGCCTGGGGGGGACATCGGCAGCTCTCGCGGCGGCGAAGGCTGGCATGAGAGTCATCGTGACAGAGGAGACGGACTGGTTAGGGGGGCAGTTAACTTCACAGGCGGTTCCCCCAGATGAGCATCGATGGATCGAACAATTTGGTTGCACAGCAACATACCGTGAGTTCCGTAATCGTGTACGTGACTATTACCGTCAGAACTATCCGTTAACCGAAGAAGCTCGAAATAATCCCATTCTCAACCCTGGGAACGGTTGGGTAAGCCGTCTGGCCCATGAACCACGGGTAGCTCTGCGGGTGCTTGAAGATATGCTCGCTCCCTATTTGAATACGGGGCGCGTTCATGTATACTATCACACCGTGCCTATTGCCGTTCAGACGGATGGGGACTGTATTACTTCTGTAACTGTCCGTACCTCGAATAGCGCTGATTATAAGTGTGGATTTAGAGTGCTGCACGGAGCGTTTTATCTGGATGCGACAGAGTGTGGTGATCTCCTTCCAATGGCAGGAGTGGAGCATACGAGTGGAGCGGAGTCGCGGGCTGCTACGGGTGAGCCTCATGCACTGGAGTGTGCTAACCCTTTTGATATGCAATCTATCACACATGTGGCTGCCGTAGACTATATTCCCCAGGAAAGCTTCATTATAGAGCGGCCGCAACAATATGATTTCTGGAGAAATTATATTCCTTCCTTTTCCCGTTTTCCGATTTTGAGCTGGTTTGCTACTGACGCGGATGATACCAGTAAACTAAAACAGTTCACATTGTTTCCTAACGATCAGGGCATTGTATCCTTATGGGATTATCGTCGTATTGTAGATCCCTCGATATGGAGCAAACCGCTAA
The Paenibacillus peoriae DNA segment above includes these coding regions:
- a CDS encoding N-acetylmannosamine-6-phosphate 2-epimerase; this translates as MGMEGVLSKVQHGLIVSCQALPGEPLHGADSMVKMALAAQQGGAVAIRANGASDVRAIKQAISLPVIGLVKRDYDDSDIYITPTLREMEELVEAGADIIALDATLRPRPAGCKLKRLIDYAHEQGVTSMADISTLEEALHAASLGADCVSTTLSGYTPYSAQIEGPDLELVRRASELVPVPLIAEGKIYDPAQVEEAFRMGAHAVVVGSAITRPQLITQRFADAARKAVKCIYGDERPN
- a CDS encoding MurR/RpiR family transcriptional regulator, whose protein sequence is MEMNDRIKTYYPSLTKSEQKVALCVLEHPADIIYFSVTELADFAGTGETTVMRFCRKIGFRGYQDFRLSLAQNQTYRKTDMGEENIDPDDEQDITRTVYHNMLDILHSSMGLLDHSELGRAIACLDQAGYVQFFGVGASGISAQDAKNRFLRIGRRAEAVADGHIQSMMAVSMNPGDVAIGISVSGSTLDTNDMLYKAKQNGATVIAITNYAKSPITSIADIVLLTAGKEAPIEGGSIGAKISQLFVIDLICEGLARKHTSHTKQMKEKTARAVIERSY
- a CDS encoding ROK family protein, whose amino-acid sequence is MAAAVNRVIGIDIGGTSVKAAIVARDGSVLDEIRLDTDASRGREWVLSQVSESVLGLLRSFGDTSLGAHIDVGALGIATAGRVNVESGEVVYATDNLPGWQGTSLVTWAREKLALRAVADNDANAALLGEAWQGAGKGKRRLVMLTLGTGVGGAYMENGLLCRGAHWSGGDWGHSILFPGGHPCNCGRKGCAEQYVSGSALLRRGREHVGKLYRSGNEIVKEAVHGNQEAIQVLDDYTADLAVLLANISVTLDPERIIVGGGVSDTGEVWWPMLEKHLHQFGVQTEVSRALLGNRAGIIGAARLAFEMTES
- a CDS encoding FAD-dependent oxidoreductase, whose translation is MTQKRLDTDIVVIGGGLGGTSAALAAAKAGMRVIVTEETDWLGGQLTSQAVPPDEHRWIEQFGCTATYREFRNRVRDYYRQNYPLTEEARNNPILNPGNGWVSRLAHEPRVALRVLEDMLAPYLNTGRVHVYYHTVPIAVQTDGDCITSVTVRTSNSADYKCGFRVLHGAFYLDATECGDLLPMAGVEHTSGAESRAATGEPHALECANPFDMQSITHVAAVDYIPQESFIIERPQQYDFWRNYIPSFSRFPILSWFATDADDTSKLKQFTLFPNDQGIVSLWDYRRIVDPSIWSKPLNDGEVTLLNWAQNDYYLGPLIGVTAQEQAKHREGARELTRSLIYWLQTEAPRLDGGFGYPGIRLRGDVLGTSDGLAKTAYIRESRRIQAKYMISEFDVSRELRGEEGPKRYIDSVGVGSYHLDLHPTTVSQRTFYIPNYPYEIPLGSLIPVRVRNLLPACKNIGMTQIANGCYRLHPTEWNIGESSGSLAAYCVSNEVYPIEVSRSAEHLGCFQNVLLRQGVELHWPAEVFEPEEVIS